One window of the Syntrophorhabdaceae bacterium genome contains the following:
- the pdxA gene encoding 4-hydroxythreonine-4-phosphate dehydrogenase PdxA: protein MGKTVQGLYQQTEAGFLHRGQDLKRVAVTMGDPAGIGGEIILKSLKEICKRSMPVIVGDLSAITALRQKVFSNQTFHFKRFKEGGPGEIEFLDMACISSVDFGSLDRRYGEASYRYITEALKLTFLGEVSAMVTCPISKASIHLAGVPFTGHTELLAHFCGVTHYIMMMANPIMRVSLVTIHIPLRSVAPSVSRDAVLSCISITEKSLRNLFGLSKPHIKVCGLNPHAGENRTIGDEEVRIQEAIDQARSMGINVYGPYPADTLFHKVDCDAYVAMYHDQGLIPVKTLDFKRTVNVTLGLPFVRTSPGHGTGFDIAGTGLADPSSFIEAYRLAERLSG, encoded by the coding sequence ATCGGAAAAACGGTACAAGGATTATATCAACAAACTGAGGCAGGCTTCTTACATAGAGGTCAAGATCTGAAACGCGTAGCCGTAACAATGGGAGACCCTGCAGGTATCGGCGGGGAAATCATCCTGAAGTCCCTTAAGGAAATCTGCAAAAGAAGCATGCCCGTTATCGTGGGCGATCTTTCGGCCATCACCGCCCTCAGACAGAAAGTCTTTTCAAATCAAACGTTTCACTTTAAAAGATTCAAGGAGGGCGGCCCGGGAGAGATCGAATTCCTCGACATGGCGTGCATCAGCTCCGTAGATTTCGGGTCACTTGATAGACGATACGGAGAGGCTTCATATCGGTATATTACGGAGGCTCTAAAACTGACCTTTCTCGGGGAAGTCTCGGCCATGGTGACCTGTCCTATCAGCAAGGCATCAATCCATCTGGCAGGCGTCCCCTTCACCGGGCATACCGAGCTGCTCGCCCATTTCTGCGGGGTCACGCACTACATCATGATGATGGCTAACCCAATCATGCGGGTGTCTCTCGTCACCATACATATTCCCTTGCGAAGCGTGGCGCCATCTGTCTCGCGGGATGCGGTTCTTTCCTGCATATCCATCACGGAAAAATCTCTCAGGAATTTATTCGGTTTGAGTAAACCCCACATCAAGGTTTGTGGGCTTAACCCACATGCAGGCGAAAACAGAACTATCGGTGACGAAGAAGTCCGTATTCAAGAGGCCATCGATCAAGCGCGATCAATGGGTATCAATGTTTATGGCCCCTATCCCGCCGATACACTCTTCCATAAAGTCGACTGCGATGCATACGTCGCCATGTACCACGATCAAGGCCTTATACCGGTAAAGACTCTCGATTTCAAAAGAACGGTGAATGTCACGCTGGGCTTGCCATTCGTACGGACCTCTCCCGGCCATGGGACAGGTTTCGACATAGCAGGGACGGGCCTGGCCGACCCATCGAGCTTCATAGAAGCGTACCGGCTGGCCGAACGACTATCCGGCTAG
- a CDS encoding peptidylprolyl isomerase: MRILPKVLFVVASFVFATTCYCEVVDRIIAIVNDDIITLREAENFVQVEKKNEFTSVDEYLTNLKLRERLDFFIDALLIKQQAKKLKIDVSDKEVESIVENIKKQNLITEIELKEQLKRENITYENFVEGIRLSVLRSRVLGRVISPEVNITNADLKLYYDRHKEEYVQEEYHLGQIFVSNQRNDASSRAQNAYRLLLQGASFEDMAKQYSDDPSANQGGDIGLVKGGEVLPALRESLKGLAPGKYTNVIQTPYGFHILKLIEIQKGDVPSFETLKDKMHERIVSEESEKRYKDYINKLRQASYIEVKI; encoded by the coding sequence ATGAGAATTCTTCCAAAAGTTCTTTTCGTTGTTGCTTCTTTCGTCTTTGCAACGACGTGTTATTGTGAGGTAGTTGACCGCATAATCGCAATTGTAAATGACGATATCATCACCCTCCGGGAAGCAGAGAACTTCGTCCAGGTAGAAAAGAAAAACGAGTTCACTTCTGTGGACGAATATCTGACAAACTTGAAACTCAGGGAAAGGCTCGATTTCTTTATCGACGCTCTTCTCATCAAGCAGCAGGCCAAAAAACTCAAAATCGACGTGTCGGACAAAGAGGTAGAGTCAATTGTCGAAAATATCAAGAAGCAAAATCTCATCACGGAGATTGAATTAAAGGAGCAACTCAAGCGGGAAAATATCACCTACGAGAATTTCGTAGAGGGGATTAGACTAAGCGTTTTACGGAGCCGCGTATTGGGGCGGGTTATCTCACCCGAAGTCAATATCACTAATGCGGACTTGAAATTGTACTACGACCGGCACAAAGAAGAGTATGTCCAGGAAGAATACCATCTCGGACAGATATTCGTCTCAAATCAAAGAAACGATGCAAGTTCAAGGGCACAAAACGCCTACAGGCTTCTTCTCCAGGGTGCGTCCTTTGAAGATATGGCAAAACAGTATTCTGACGATCCCTCTGCCAATCAGGGAGGGGACATAGGATTGGTCAAGGGTGGGGAAGTTCTTCCGGCCTTGAGGGAGTCTCTCAAGGGCCTCGCCCCAGGCAAATACACGAATGTGATTCAGACCCCTTACGGATTTCATATACTCAAACTCATCGAAATACAAAAGGGAGATGTGCCTTCATTCGAGACGTTGAAGGACAAGATGCATGAACGTATTGTTTCCGAAGAATCGGAAAAACGGTACAAGGATTATATCAACAAACTGAGGCAGGCTTCTTACATAGAGGTCAAGATCTGA
- a CDS encoding peptidylprolyl isomerase produces the protein MKRILISMCIMLCLFACKKQEGKVLVTIDNDKITLDEFNKELDKIPVNMKMMVATESGKKSYLDRLIMKKLLLREANKNHVENEKEFQTRLADVKEQLLIESVLKKRLTADTQLGDEEIKKYYDANKDKFKKEREINTRHILLKTEEEAKQIKEKLQNGEDFVELAKQYSIDPSAKATGGEVGFHPKGTLLPEYEEAAFKLSKVGQVSGIVKTQFGYHIIRLEGAKPPSYVPFDEVKEFIKQQLAQEKQKELVEKYIEELKKNAKITVNDSLLKDETPQAPEKPEAGQAPAPGKESAGDVAKTPETKDSSPAKK, from the coding sequence ATGAAAAGAATATTGATAAGCATGTGCATAATGCTTTGCCTTTTTGCGTGTAAGAAGCAGGAAGGCAAGGTACTTGTGACAATAGACAACGATAAAATTACGTTGGACGAGTTCAATAAGGAACTGGACAAAATACCGGTGAATATGAAGATGATGGTCGCAACGGAAAGCGGCAAAAAGAGCTATCTCGACAGACTCATTATGAAAAAGCTTCTCTTGAGGGAAGCGAACAAGAACCATGTGGAAAATGAAAAAGAGTTTCAGACCAGATTGGCTGATGTCAAGGAACAGCTCCTCATCGAATCGGTTCTGAAGAAAAGACTGACGGCGGATACACAGCTCGGTGACGAAGAAATCAAGAAATACTACGATGCCAATAAAGACAAGTTTAAGAAGGAAAGAGAGATCAACACCCGGCACATCCTCTTAAAAACGGAAGAAGAAGCTAAACAGATAAAGGAAAAACTCCAGAACGGTGAGGATTTTGTTGAGCTTGCCAAACAGTACTCGATTGACCCCAGTGCAAAAGCGACAGGAGGAGAAGTCGGTTTTCACCCTAAAGGCACGCTCCTTCCCGAATATGAGGAAGCGGCTTTCAAATTATCTAAAGTCGGACAGGTAAGCGGCATCGTCAAAACCCAGTTCGGCTATCACATCATACGGCTCGAAGGAGCTAAACCGCCCTCCTATGTTCCCTTTGATGAGGTGAAGGAATTCATCAAACAGCAGCTGGCGCAGGAGAAGCAGAAGGAGCTTGTTGAGAAGTATATCGAAGAACTGAAAAAGAACGCCAAGATAACCGTAAACGACAGCCTGCTTAAGGATGAAACGCCCCAGGCGCCCGAGAAACCGGAAGCCGGTCAGGCCCCGGCGCCGGGTAAAGAAAGCGCGGGCGATGTTGCAAAAACGCCGGAGACCAAAGATTCTTCTCCCGCTAAAAAGTAA
- the mfd gene encoding transcription-repair coupling factor: protein MFELNKTGVIYVSGKIGSFVSFLLADTRRKVVIFYDTEDEALLTQEEVEFYTKRSTHIFPAYADKVFEKEDETRRVGFLFHLVSDEQFVGLFPYSAIGHPLARHGALSSGIQNIQVGDVTFQEDLIEFFTEGGYDNTPLVREAGEYAKRGNIIDVFPPSSDKPVRIEFLGDEILSLRLFDPLSQRSLKALNKCYLPRLKESLEDSSDTIIDYLNEQMVLVHKGLYYLTKDFPSDHNGLSLKDRWASLIRCVLNVDISGVQGEEAGISIHAQSNEDLGHLFETRKNEIFKTLSEKFAGQWSHHKHVYLFASSEHQGTRLQEIFKNYGVFFPILPHIPVRKSDREWGIVISPVRRGFRTDDIIVLTEEDIVGQKKRAIKKKWNGFDEFLSSFKDLTPGEWVVHIEHGIGVYRGILPLVINGFTKDFILIEYQEADKLYVPVEDLHLVQKFIGSERFKPKIDRLGSPLWRNVKKKVKKQIEDIAGELIEIHAARQLAQGFSYSAEDELFREMASGFPFEETEGQLKTIEEVIHDLQSTKPMDRLVCGDVGFGKTEVALRASFKVVLDNKQVAILVPTTILAQQHYKTFKDRLGDYPVTVGMLSRFKRKDEQKAIAELIKKGSIDIIIGTHRMLQKDVAFRDLGLLIIDEEQRFGVKHKERLKLMRKDVDVLTLSATPIPRTLYMATMGIKDLSVINTPPLDRLAVKTFVVQFNDAIIKKGITDELKRGGQVFFVHNYIHNIGVVFDHLTRLLPDVKIVVAHGQMDGKRLEKIMFDFIDKKYDILLSTNIIESGLDISNVNTIFINNAHKMGLADLYQLRGRVGRSEKQAYAYLLVPKQESLTKDALLRLKIIEEMTELGSGFHIANYDLEIRGAGNLLGKEQSGNINLIGFELYCDMLEEAVQNLRNEPEVGQVESVAELNVPIDAFIPDYYIPDSSQKLLMYKRLSKVRNEEELHDIREECSDRYGSAPKPLLHLFDIISLKCFLTDLKIRKLDCSGKHLAIHITDKTPLNMERVLKRATATQEGLKLMPDGRIILKTEKKAEDLIYFLRNLLMEITIRDIKQ, encoded by the coding sequence ATGTTTGAACTCAATAAAACGGGTGTCATTTACGTATCGGGCAAGATAGGCTCCTTTGTTTCATTTCTTCTCGCCGATACGAGGAGGAAGGTCGTGATATTCTACGACACGGAGGACGAGGCGCTCCTCACTCAGGAAGAGGTGGAGTTCTACACCAAGAGGAGCACCCATATATTCCCCGCGTACGCGGACAAGGTTTTCGAGAAAGAAGATGAGACAAGGAGGGTTGGATTTCTCTTTCATCTGGTTTCCGACGAACAATTCGTCGGCCTTTTTCCTTACAGCGCCATAGGACATCCCCTGGCGCGCCATGGGGCCCTGTCCTCGGGTATACAGAATATTCAGGTCGGAGACGTCACCTTTCAGGAAGACCTCATCGAATTCTTCACGGAAGGTGGCTACGATAACACCCCGCTCGTGCGCGAGGCCGGCGAGTACGCAAAACGTGGCAACATCATCGATGTGTTCCCGCCCTCTTCCGACAAGCCCGTCCGGATTGAGTTCCTGGGCGACGAGATCCTCTCCCTGCGTCTGTTCGACCCTCTTTCTCAGAGGTCGCTCAAGGCGCTTAACAAGTGCTATTTGCCGCGCCTAAAAGAATCTTTGGAAGATTCAAGCGATACGATCATAGACTATCTCAATGAACAGATGGTTCTCGTACATAAAGGTCTCTATTACCTCACTAAGGATTTTCCCAGCGACCATAACGGACTGTCGCTTAAAGACAGATGGGCGAGTCTTATCCGGTGCGTATTGAATGTTGATATCTCAGGCGTGCAGGGGGAGGAGGCCGGCATTTCGATACATGCTCAATCAAACGAAGACTTGGGCCATCTCTTTGAAACGCGAAAGAACGAAATATTCAAGACACTTTCCGAGAAGTTCGCGGGGCAATGGTCGCATCATAAGCATGTCTATCTCTTCGCGAGCAGCGAACACCAGGGCACGAGACTTCAGGAGATATTCAAGAACTACGGTGTGTTCTTCCCTATTCTGCCTCACATACCCGTTCGCAAATCGGATAGAGAATGGGGCATTGTCATAAGCCCGGTAAGACGAGGTTTTCGCACCGACGATATCATAGTCCTGACCGAGGAGGATATTGTCGGTCAAAAGAAGAGGGCTATTAAGAAGAAGTGGAACGGTTTCGACGAATTCTTGAGCTCATTCAAGGATCTTACCCCGGGCGAGTGGGTAGTGCACATCGAGCATGGAATCGGCGTTTACCGGGGTATATTGCCCCTTGTTATTAACGGTTTTACAAAGGATTTCATCCTCATAGAGTACCAGGAAGCAGACAAACTCTACGTGCCCGTCGAAGACCTCCATCTTGTGCAAAAATTCATCGGAAGCGAGAGGTTTAAGCCGAAGATAGACAGACTTGGCTCACCGCTGTGGCGGAATGTCAAAAAGAAAGTCAAGAAACAGATCGAGGATATTGCGGGGGAGCTCATAGAGATACACGCGGCGCGTCAGTTGGCTCAAGGTTTTAGTTATTCCGCCGAAGATGAGCTTTTCAGGGAAATGGCATCAGGTTTCCCCTTCGAGGAGACGGAAGGCCAGCTCAAAACCATCGAAGAGGTCATCCATGATCTGCAGAGCACAAAACCTATGGACAGGCTCGTCTGCGGTGATGTGGGTTTCGGCAAAACGGAAGTCGCGCTTCGAGCTTCTTTCAAGGTAGTGTTGGATAATAAACAGGTTGCCATTCTCGTGCCAACCACCATCCTTGCGCAGCAGCATTATAAGACGTTTAAGGACCGCCTCGGCGACTATCCCGTCACTGTCGGGATGCTCAGCCGCTTCAAAAGAAAGGATGAGCAGAAGGCTATCGCCGAACTTATCAAGAAGGGCAGCATCGACATCATTATAGGCACACACAGGATGCTCCAGAAGGACGTGGCCTTCAGAGACTTAGGTCTTCTGATTATCGACGAGGAACAGCGGTTCGGCGTAAAGCATAAAGAAAGACTGAAACTCATGAGGAAGGATGTGGATGTGCTCACGCTCAGCGCGACCCCCATACCGAGGACCCTCTACATGGCAACCATGGGGATCAAAGATTTGAGTGTGATCAATACGCCTCCCCTGGACAGGCTTGCCGTGAAAACATTTGTTGTGCAGTTCAATGACGCTATCATCAAGAAAGGAATCACCGACGAGCTTAAACGGGGTGGCCAGGTATTTTTTGTTCATAATTATATCCATAACATCGGCGTGGTCTTTGATCATTTAACAAGGCTTCTTCCTGATGTAAAGATCGTTGTTGCTCACGGCCAGATGGATGGAAAGAGATTGGAGAAGATCATGTTCGATTTCATAGACAAGAAATATGATATCCTCCTGTCCACGAACATCATAGAATCGGGTTTGGATATTTCCAACGTGAACACAATTTTTATCAATAATGCACATAAGATGGGGCTCGCGGACCTCTATCAGTTGAGAGGCAGGGTAGGCAGAAGCGAAAAGCAAGCCTACGCATATCTTCTCGTTCCCAAACAGGAGAGCTTGACCAAGGATGCCCTGCTCCGGCTTAAGATCATCGAAGAAATGACCGAATTGGGATCGGGCTTCCATATCGCCAACTACGACCTCGAGATACGTGGGGCCGGTAATCTCCTCGGAAAGGAGCAATCCGGCAACATCAATCTTATAGGTTTTGAGCTTTACTGTGATATGCTCGAAGAAGCCGTTCAGAACCTGAGGAATGAACCGGAAGTTGGCCAGGTCGAGTCCGTTGCGGAACTCAACGTTCCGATCGACGCATTCATACCGGACTACTATATTCCCGATTCGAGCCAGAAACTCCTCATGTACAAAAGATTGTCAAAAGTCCGCAACGAGGAGGAACTGCATGATATCCGGGAGGAGTGTTCTGATAGATACGGGTCAGCTCCGAAACCGCTTCTGCATTTATTCGACATCATCTCTCTGAAATGCTTTCTCACCGATCTCAAAATCAGGAAGCTCGACTGCTCCGGCAAGCACCTCGCCATCCATATAACCGATAAAACCCCGCTCAACATGGAACGGGTGCTCAAGAGAGCAACGGCCACACAGGAGGGACTCAAGCTCATGCCGGACGGGCGTATTATTCTCAAAACCGAAAAGAAAGCGGAGGATTTAATCTATTTCTTAAGAAATCTGTTGATGGAAATCACCATACGTGATATAAAACAATAG
- a CDS encoding 4Fe-4S binding protein, with translation MAKPMEQYKWHELNVGCVIEEVGNATEYKTGDWRSSKPVWNDDKCVKCGLCWLFCPDAAIYQKESGFYRANLDFCKGCGICAHECKPAAITMVEEER, from the coding sequence ATGGCAAAACCGATGGAACAATATAAATGGCACGAACTGAATGTCGGATGCGTTATCGAAGAAGTTGGAAACGCGACCGAGTATAAAACGGGTGACTGGCGCTCCTCCAAGCCCGTATGGAATGATGACAAGTGCGTCAAATGCGGCCTCTGCTGGCTTTTCTGCCCTGACGCCGCGATCTACCAGAAGGAGAGCGGTTTTTACAGGGCAAATCTCGATTTCTGCAAAGGCTGCGGTATATGTGCGCACGAGTGCAAGCCCGCTGCGATTACCATGGTGGAGGAAGAACGATGA
- the porB gene encoding pyruvate synthase subunit PorB has product MSMKGIEKYMDEPDVEFATSGHRACQGCAEILSLRLALKVFGKDTVLAMATGCMEIISTPLPLTSWRLPWIHVAFENAAAVASGMESGLKILMNKGKIPEKDIHVVAIAGDGGTSDIGLQALSGALERGHKFTYLCVDNEAYMNTGTQRSSSTPYGAMTTTSPPGKNSIGQSTQKKNMPKIAAAHNIPYVATACPSYPFDFLAKIKKARTVNGPSYIHILSVCPSGWRIPSDQAVHYGRLAVQTGLFPLYEVENGKYKITHKTDTLKPVSDYIKGQGRFRHLTDDIIAQIQERVHLDWEDLKFQAGVK; this is encoded by the coding sequence ATGAGTATGAAAGGCATCGAAAAGTACATGGATGAGCCTGATGTTGAGTTCGCCACATCCGGCCACAGGGCCTGCCAGGGCTGCGCAGAGATACTTTCCTTGAGGCTCGCCCTCAAGGTCTTCGGCAAGGATACCGTTCTTGCGATGGCCACAGGCTGTATGGAGATTATATCCACTCCGCTTCCCCTTACGAGTTGGCGCCTTCCTTGGATTCACGTAGCGTTTGAAAACGCGGCTGCAGTTGCCTCCGGTATGGAGTCGGGCCTCAAGATCCTCATGAATAAAGGCAAGATTCCCGAGAAAGATATCCATGTGGTTGCCATAGCCGGGGATGGAGGCACGAGCGATATCGGGCTTCAGGCCCTTTCGGGCGCTCTGGAGAGGGGACACAAGTTCACCTATCTTTGTGTGGACAATGAGGCCTATATGAATACGGGCACACAACGTTCATCGTCCACTCCATATGGGGCCATGACCACGACGAGCCCTCCGGGCAAGAATAGCATCGGACAGTCCACGCAGAAAAAGAATATGCCCAAGATTGCCGCCGCCCACAACATACCCTATGTGGCCACGGCCTGTCCCTCCTACCCCTTCGATTTTCTGGCCAAAATTAAGAAGGCAAGGACCGTAAACGGGCCCTCCTACATTCACATTCTCTCTGTGTGCCCCAGTGGTTGGAGAATACCATCGGATCAGGCTGTTCACTACGGCAGATTGGCCGTGCAAACCGGCCTTTTTCCGCTTTACGAGGTCGAGAACGGAAAATACAAGATCACGCACAAGACGGATACACTCAAGCCGGTGTCAGACTATATAAAAGGGCAGGGCAGGTTCAGACACTTAACTGATGATATCATCGCTCAAATTCAGGAGAGGGTTCATTTAGACTGGGAGGACCTGAAATTCCAGGCCGGCGTCAAGTAG
- a CDS encoding RodZ domain-containing protein, with protein sequence MSIDLEKIGKFLREKRELKGLTLSDVSHSLCIRKSLLDAMESGNWKLLPHEVYVKGYVKEYAHLLEVYGEIFDDLASEVVRAPAEVPIQQKISPKPSRLSKRALLYPLAFVLLVGLVILSQIYREQPLSGQMNGAGHVPARVDTSNTAPDGRAAPEGRIAETQAPEAKKLMITCLERTWISVVIDEKEKKEFMLNPQDIVVLNAQDKYDLLIGNAAGVKLALNGNDVQFGGQSGEVKRIKLP encoded by the coding sequence ATGTCCATCGATCTTGAAAAGATAGGCAAGTTTCTTAGGGAAAAGCGAGAGCTCAAAGGCCTTACCTTGAGTGATGTATCCCATTCTCTGTGCATCCGGAAATCCCTGCTCGATGCCATGGAGTCCGGCAACTGGAAGCTTCTACCCCACGAGGTCTACGTCAAGGGCTACGTCAAGGAATATGCCCACCTTCTCGAGGTATATGGTGAAATCTTTGACGATCTCGCGAGCGAGGTAGTCAGAGCGCCGGCGGAAGTACCTATTCAACAGAAAATCAGTCCAAAGCCTAGTCGTTTGTCCAAGAGAGCACTCCTTTATCCTCTCGCGTTTGTTCTTCTGGTTGGCCTCGTCATCCTGAGTCAGATCTACAGAGAGCAGCCCCTTTCCGGACAGATGAACGGCGCAGGACATGTGCCCGCTCGCGTAGATACAAGCAATACTGCGCCAGATGGGCGCGCTGCCCCTGAAGGTCGAATAGCCGAGACCCAGGCGCCGGAAGCAAAGAAGCTCATGATAACCTGCCTTGAGCGCACATGGATTAGCGTGGTGATCGACGAGAAGGAAAAAAAGGAATTCATGCTCAACCCTCAGGACATAGTTGTGTTAAACGCTCAGGATAAATATGACCTTCTCATCGGTAATGCAGCAGGGGTAAAGTTGGCTCTCAATGGGAACGACGTCCAATTCGGCGGACAGAGCGGAGAGGTAAAAAGGATTAAGCTTCCGTAA
- a CDS encoding YebC/PmpR family DNA-binding transcriptional regulator — protein MSGHSKWSSIKHKKGAADAKRGKIFTKLIKEISTAVRISGGDPEANSRLRDAVARAKAENMPKDNIDRAIKKGLGTLDDGQSYEEYTYEGYGPGGVAVLIEVLTDNKKRTAAEIRHILSRLNGNLGEAGCVSWLFSKKGYISFDKKSVDGDRIMELALDAGAEDISESENEVEVTVEVANFENLKKVFDRNGIKYTVAEISMIPQNSVKLEGKNAETMLKLMEALEDSDDVQNVYANFDISMEEMEKLSS, from the coding sequence ATGTCAGGACATAGTAAGTGGAGTTCCATCAAGCACAAGAAAGGTGCTGCAGACGCGAAGAGAGGCAAAATATTCACTAAACTCATCAAAGAGATCTCCACGGCGGTGAGAATTAGTGGAGGGGACCCCGAGGCAAACTCCAGACTACGTGATGCCGTAGCACGGGCGAAAGCGGAAAACATGCCCAAAGACAATATAGACAGGGCCATAAAGAAAGGCCTGGGAACCCTTGATGACGGTCAGAGTTACGAAGAGTATACCTATGAAGGCTACGGGCCGGGAGGCGTTGCGGTACTGATCGAAGTACTGACAGACAATAAGAAAAGGACTGCCGCCGAAATCCGTCACATCCTTTCAAGACTCAACGGCAATCTTGGCGAGGCGGGGTGTGTTTCGTGGTTATTCAGCAAGAAGGGCTACATCTCATTCGATAAGAAGTCAGTCGATGGCGACAGGATCATGGAGCTCGCCCTTGATGCGGGCGCAGAAGATATTTCTGAATCTGAAAATGAGGTTGAAGTGACCGTCGAAGTGGCTAACTTCGAGAACCTTAAGAAAGTATTTGATCGGAATGGGATTAAGTATACGGTCGCCGAAATCAGCATGATCCCTCAGAATTCCGTAAAACTTGAAGGGAAGAACGCTGAAACCATGTTGAAACTTATGGAAGCGCTTGAAGACTCCGATGATGTTCAGAACGTGTATGCAAACTTTGATATTTCCATGGAAGAAATGGAAAAACTGAGTAGCTGA
- a CDS encoding radical SAM protein: MTRFVFGPVPSRRLGFSLGVDVIPSKYCSYDCIYCQIGKTTDKEITRKSFFDPHTIIDEVAEKVKRTSRIDHISFSGSGEPTLNADIGFMIREVKKITSIPVSVITNGAMLYEDEVRRDLMAADVVLPSLDAVSEDLFRYVNRPHPALEVEAILNGLRRFRQEYTGKLWLEVMLMKNVNDDKEELKKFKKVIEDLNADKVQINTVVRPPTEEGLESLTREELDRACRFLGKPCEIICNFEKSVREIDEENWSQRVLTILKRRSLTLDDIVKITGVSLHKAKERLKSLENEGFIKSYIFDGKTFYLTP; the protein is encoded by the coding sequence GTGACGAGATTCGTTTTTGGTCCGGTCCCATCGAGAAGGCTTGGTTTTTCACTGGGCGTGGATGTAATTCCGAGCAAGTACTGCTCCTATGATTGCATCTATTGCCAGATAGGAAAGACCACGGACAAGGAAATAACGCGGAAAAGTTTTTTTGACCCCCATACAATCATCGATGAAGTGGCTGAGAAGGTGAAAAGAACCAGCCGCATCGACCACATCTCTTTCTCCGGATCGGGAGAGCCTACCTTAAACGCAGATATTGGATTTATGATCCGGGAAGTAAAGAAGATTACGAGTATTCCCGTTTCGGTCATCACGAACGGCGCTATGCTCTACGAGGACGAAGTCAGAAGAGACCTCATGGCTGCTGATGTGGTACTTCCGTCACTCGATGCAGTGAGTGAAGATCTCTTTCGTTACGTCAATAGACCGCATCCGGCCTTAGAGGTTGAGGCGATCCTCAATGGTTTGAGACGGTTCAGGCAGGAATACACGGGCAAATTGTGGCTAGAAGTCATGCTCATGAAGAATGTCAACGATGACAAGGAAGAGTTGAAGAAATTCAAGAAGGTTATTGAGGATCTCAACGCAGACAAGGTGCAAATCAATACAGTCGTAAGGCCTCCGACAGAAGAGGGGCTAGAGAGCTTGACCAGGGAAGAGCTCGACAGGGCGTGCAGATTTCTTGGAAAACCGTGTGAAATCATTTGTAACTTTGAAAAGTCTGTGAGGGAAATTGACGAAGAGAACTGGTCGCAACGAGTGCTGACCATCCTGAAGAGAAGATCTCTTACGCTCGACGACATCGTAAAGATCACCGGCGTATCCTTGCACAAGGCCAAAGAGCGTCTTAAAAGCCTTGAAAACGAGGGTTTCATTAAGAGTTATATCTTTGATGGCAAGACTTTTTATTTGACGCCTTGA